A section of the Acidobacterium capsulatum ATCC 51196 genome encodes:
- the rplJ gene encoding 50S ribosomal protein L10 yields MALTKARKAERIETLAKELEHSTSAIIGTFAKLTVSQDFELRQKVRAAGGRYRVVKNKLAARASKGTQIEAALQGLKGVSSVAYTSGDPVALAKAMADWVKENAEFTFKLGIVDGKVITVEEVDQLAKMPGKEEIFSKLLYLINAPAQRLATVMAATGRDLAVVINQGVEKGKFSGEQASA; encoded by the coding sequence ATGGCATTGACGAAAGCACGTAAGGCGGAACGGATCGAGACGCTCGCGAAAGAGCTGGAGCACTCGACGAGCGCCATTATCGGTACCTTTGCAAAACTCACCGTGTCGCAGGACTTTGAGCTGCGCCAGAAGGTGCGGGCCGCCGGCGGCCGCTACCGCGTGGTGAAGAACAAGCTCGCGGCGCGCGCGTCGAAGGGCACGCAGATTGAGGCTGCCCTGCAGGGGCTCAAGGGAGTTTCCTCGGTGGCCTATACCAGCGGCGATCCGGTCGCGCTGGCGAAGGCGATGGCCGACTGGGTGAAGGAGAACGCCGAGTTCACCTTCAAGCTGGGCATTGTCGACGGCAAGGTCATCACGGTTGAGGAAGTCGACCAGCTGGCCAAGATGCCGGGCAAGGAAGAGATTTTCTCGAAGCTGCTGTATCTCATCAACGCGCCGGCGCAGCGCCTGGCGACGGTGATGGCCGCCACGGGCCGCGATCTGGCTGTGGTGATCAATCAGGGCGTCGAGAAGGGCAAGTTTTCGGGCGAGCAGGCTTCGGCCTAG
- the rplA gene encoding 50S ribosomal protein L1 → MSKKVSKNVAKARAAVEPRPYTLQDAVPLLQQVKFAKFDETVDLTMRLGVDPRHADQMVRGTVVLPHGLGKTKKVAVITTGDRQKEAEAAGAEIVGGEELVEKIQKESWTDFDALIATPDMMRSVGRLGKVLGPRGLMPNPKTGTVTNDVAAAVKEIKAGKIEYRTDKTALVHVPVGKLSFPAEKLIDNAMTVITSVVRAKPSAAKGKYIKGITLSSTMGPGIPLDGSVADAAAKA, encoded by the coding sequence ATGTCGAAAAAAGTCAGCAAGAACGTCGCAAAGGCGCGCGCGGCTGTGGAGCCCCGCCCTTATACGTTGCAGGATGCAGTTCCTCTTCTGCAGCAGGTCAAGTTTGCCAAGTTTGATGAGACCGTCGATCTGACCATGCGTCTGGGCGTCGATCCTCGCCATGCGGACCAGATGGTGCGCGGCACGGTCGTTCTGCCCCACGGCCTCGGTAAGACCAAGAAGGTTGCCGTCATCACGACGGGCGACCGCCAGAAGGAAGCCGAAGCGGCTGGCGCCGAGATTGTGGGCGGCGAAGAGCTGGTTGAGAAGATTCAGAAGGAAAGCTGGACGGATTTTGATGCCCTGATCGCGACCCCGGACATGATGCGTTCGGTGGGCCGTCTAGGTAAGGTCCTCGGTCCCCGTGGCCTGATGCCGAATCCGAAGACCGGCACGGTGACCAACGATGTCGCCGCCGCGGTCAAGGAAATCAAGGCCGGTAAGATCGAGTACCGCACCGATAAGACCGCGCTCGTGCACGTTCCGGTGGGCAAGCTGTCGTTCCCGGCTGAGAAGCTGATCGACAACGCGATGACGGTCATCACGAGCGTCGTTCGCGCGAAACCTTCGGCGGCCAAGGGCAAGTACATCAAGGGCATTACGCTCAGCTCGACGATGGGCCCTGGCATTCCGCTCGATGGTTCGGTGGCGGACGCAGCGGCCAAGGCGTAA
- the rplL gene encoding 50S ribosomal protein L7/L12: MADLQQLEDQIVSLSLLDAAALVKKLEERLGVSAAAAAPVVVAGGAAGAGAAEAAAEQTEFTVILKDAGANKINTIKAVREVTALGLKEAKDLVDGAPKPLKENISKEDAEAIKKKFDGVATIEIK; this comes from the coding sequence ATGGCGGATTTGCAGCAGTTGGAAGATCAGATTGTCAGCCTGAGCCTGCTCGATGCGGCAGCTCTGGTTAAGAAGCTCGAAGAGCGCCTGGGCGTCTCGGCCGCGGCAGCAGCCCCGGTTGTGGTCGCGGGTGGCGCGGCGGGCGCGGGTGCTGCTGAGGCAGCAGCCGAGCAGACCGAGTTCACCGTCATCCTGAAGGATGCCGGCGCGAACAAGATCAACACCATCAAGGCCGTGCGCGAAGTCACCGCGCTGGGTCTGAAGGAAGCCAAGGATCTCGTCGACGGCGCTCCCAAGCCGCTGAAGGAGAACATCAGCAAGGAAGATGCCGAAGCCATCAAGAAGAAGTTCGATGGCGTGGCGACGATCGAGATCAAGTAA